The genome window GTACTGGAGGGCTGCCAAGTCATCGTTTTCAATTTTAGAAAAAATGGGATTCATCATCATCGAGCTTTTCGTCAGTCCGTCCGGCTGCTATTCGACCGACTTGCGATCATCCAAGAATTGAAAGGAAATCGGATTGCACCGGCGGACAGCTTTTTCCCCGAAAAAAGCAAGCATGCCCACTACGGGAGGCCCACGCTGGAAGAAGCGGCGACTTCTCTTGTAGAAAGCGGGTATCGGGGTGAACCGCTGAAGCTGTACTATCTGGACAGGAAGGAATTGCGGGACGACGCCAGATGGCTGCAGCTGCGATGCGAATCGATCGGGCTGAACATCTCTCTCCATCCTTTTTCGCTGTCCGAATACTATACGACCGATGCGGACCAAGAGGCGGATTTGCTTCTCATCAACGAAGCGCTGGAGGACGATACAGAATGGGGATATCTGCGGCTGCTGCAGGATGAAGCCAGCTTTGTGCATCGATTTTTCGATCTTGAGCAGCATGCTTGGGTGGAGGAATACCTGGACAGCATGGTTCAACTGCCGTCCCGGGATTTGCGTGATCGGATCGCGGATCGAATCGAACAGGAAATGCGCCATGAGAATTGGGTCTTGTTCGGTTACCACATCAACCGGGTATCGAAGCATCATCCTGCGCTTCATGGTCTTTACCGCGATTCCTTTGGGTGGATTGATTTCACAAAGGCATGGATTCGAAAAGGGGCGGAGGCGAGATCAGATAAAAAATCCCCTTCCTAGAAAAGGGGCGATTTCCGCTCTTGCGGTCCCGCTCCCTTTCTAATTAAGGGGTTGTTCGACTTTAAGCTTTTGCATTGGTGCAAGAATGCAGTGGACTGCTACATCTTCACCAGCGTCAGCCCTCCCGCCACAAACTCTAATCCTAGTATGGCTTTTAAAGAAGGGACCTCCGAAAAGAACAATTAAGAAACGACGAGCAATGTCGCGATCTCTGTCATGTTGTTCGACTATTTGTATCCGATCTTAAAGCCGGCGCCAAGCAAGAGGTTGACGATGAAGAATACAGGCAGTACATACAGCTGATACTTCACGATATCGGAAAAACCTTCCCACATGTACTTCACCTGGTAGGCAAAAACGGAATTCGCCAGGAAAAAGGCGGCGATCAAAATGACGACGGATAGTACCATGGCTCTGCCGTGACCCGCACCTTCTTACAGATATCCGTCTTTCATCATGTTGGCGATCGGGGTGTCTATCTTGTGAAAGGAAGCTTTCGCTCTTTCGGCCAGCTCTGCCGCGGCTTCGTGCGCTTTCCTCACCGCTTGCTTCTCATTCACCGTGAGCACGACGCGATTCTCCATGACAAACTGCCCGTCAATGATCACCGCCTCTACTTCGCTGCCTTTCGCGGAATAAATCAAGTTCGGAATGATGTTGCGAATCGGTTCCTGGATGATCGGTACTAGGTTCGGGCTATCGAAATCGACGATGATCACGTCTGCTTTTTTCCCTTTTCGCAAAGAACCGATTTCATGCCCGAGCCCAATCGCTTTTGCGGAATCAATGGTAGCCATGCGCAGTACCTTCCACGATGGGAAGACGCGCGGGTCCTTCACCTTGCACTTGTTTAAGATGGCTGTGAATTTCATCTCGTTGAACATGTTGTTGCAGTTGTTGCCAGGCGCCTGATCGGATCCGAGTGCCAGTCGATTGCTTACCTCCAAAAACTCCGCAGCCGGCGGCACGATGCCATCGATAATTCCGATGCTTCCCGAGCAAAGGATCATGGCAGCACCCGAACGGCCCAATACGTGCGTCTCCTCCCGCGTCGCCTCGGTGAGGTGCACGGCCATGAGACGCTCATCCAGATAATTCAGTTCCTCTAGAAATTGGATGCTCCTCTTCCCGTACCTCTTGATCATTTGGTTGATTTCCCGATCTCCCTGGGCCACGTGCATATGGATGCTCGTGTCGTACTTGTTGGCCAGTTCTTTGACTTCCAGCAGGAGTTCCTTGGACATCATGTCCGGCCCCTGAGGACCCAGGAGGCAAGTGATGCGTCCATTCTCTTTCCCGTGCCATTCTTCGAGGAGGGCGATATTTTCCTTCAGCTTTCGCTGT of Brevibacillus choshinensis contains these proteins:
- a CDS encoding amidohydrolase family protein yields the protein MLDIIIYNGTVITMEGEGVGAIPNGAVGIKGNLIEVVGETSEVLQDYKAHRYVDAHRKVVMPGLIDAHIHSGIALLRGLSQDTDNWMEKGLWPFHKVLTPEDRVAGSLVNIIEGLKAGTTTFCDYDEPMREIVKNHAMLGTRARVTEMVNELPDDLSDVKVGELYTFDSAIGQRKLKENIALLEEWHGKENGRITCLLGPQGPDMMSKELLLEVKELANKYDTSIHMHVAQGDREINQMIKRYGKRSIQFLEELNYLDERLMAVHLTEATREETHVLGRSGAAMILCSGSIGIIDGIVPPAAEFLEVSNRLALGSDQAPGNNCNNMFNEMKFTAILNKCKVKDPRVFPSWKVLRMATIDSAKAIGLGHEIGSLRKGKKADVIIVDFDSPNLVPIIQEPIRNIIPNLIYSAKGSEVEAVIIDGQFVMENRVVLTVNEKQAVRKAHEAAAELAERAKASFHKIDTPIANMMKDGYL